From the Ferrimicrobium sp. genome, one window contains:
- a CDS encoding SDR family oxidoreductase: protein MGIAIITGGSRGIGLATATRLSREGHQVMLVARKLDELELAAQQIRDQLPEAVVGICPANLREEDAPSAIFDVTEEMLGTVTLLVNNAATNPWAGPMTELTPKVMDVVYQVNLKAPTIMIQEFAKRLGGGDHHGAVVNVASIGGLHVEPLIGWYNVHKAALIHLTRQFAAELGPRIRVNAVAPGLVRTQFASMLVDAMEEQLSRRLPLGRIGEPEDVADVISFLLSEEARWMTGTILTVDGGNEVMGMF from the coding sequence ATGGGGATCGCGATCATCACCGGTGGCTCGCGCGGTATTGGATTGGCGACGGCTACACGGCTGAGCCGTGAGGGGCATCAGGTGATGTTGGTTGCGAGGAAGCTCGATGAACTTGAGTTGGCTGCCCAACAGATCCGGGACCAATTGCCAGAGGCCGTTGTTGGGATTTGTCCAGCCAACCTACGTGAGGAGGATGCACCGTCGGCGATCTTTGATGTGACCGAGGAGATGTTGGGTACGGTGACATTGTTGGTGAACAACGCCGCGACGAATCCTTGGGCCGGACCCATGACCGAGCTTACCCCGAAGGTGATGGACGTCGTCTATCAGGTGAACCTAAAGGCTCCGACCATCATGATCCAGGAGTTTGCAAAACGGCTAGGCGGGGGTGATCATCATGGTGCTGTCGTGAACGTTGCCTCCATCGGTGGACTCCATGTGGAGCCGCTGATCGGGTGGTATAACGTGCACAAGGCGGCTCTCATCCACCTGACCCGACAGTTCGCGGCTGAACTCGGGCCCCGTATTCGGGTGAATGCGGTGGCACCTGGCCTCGTTCGTACCCAGTTTGCCTCGATGCTGGTCGACGCGATGGAGGAGCAGCTCTCCCGTCGCCTTCCGCTTGGCCGAATCGGGGAACCCGAAGATGTAGCCGATGTGATCTCCTTCCTGCTCTCTGAGGAGGCTCGATGGATGACGGGAACGATCCTCACCGTCGATGGGGGTAACGAAGTGATGGGGATGTTCTAG